The following coding sequences are from one Roseburia hominis A2-183 window:
- the truA gene encoding tRNA pseudouridine(38-40) synthase TruA gives MANYRMTIQYDGTRYSGWQSQHATDATIQGKLETVLTRMTGQQVDVIGSGRTDAGVHAIGQVANFHLKQPRNTGELLDGLNRYLPEDIAVSSLTEVDERFHSRYQAVCKTYRYRIHTGEVPDVFARRYVYDYRIPLDVERMREAAGLLLGEHDFKSFCGNTRMKKSTVRTLYEIRVEEHESEIDLFFTGNGFLQNMVRILTGTLIEVGDGRREPGSMTDVLARRDRQAAGYTAPALGLALLSVEYEGDGQNTMEQA, from the coding sequence ATGGCGAATTACAGGATGACAATACAGTATGACGGCACGCGCTACAGCGGATGGCAGAGCCAGCATGCGACGGACGCGACGATCCAGGGCAAGCTTGAGACTGTTCTGACACGGATGACGGGACAGCAGGTGGATGTCATAGGTTCCGGGAGAACCGATGCGGGAGTACATGCCATCGGGCAGGTTGCCAATTTTCATCTTAAGCAGCCGCGCAATACGGGGGAGCTGCTGGATGGATTGAACCGTTACCTTCCGGAGGATATTGCCGTAAGCAGCCTGACAGAGGTGGACGAGCGGTTTCACAGCCGCTATCAGGCAGTGTGCAAAACCTACCGCTACCGGATTCATACGGGAGAGGTTCCGGACGTCTTTGCGCGCAGGTATGTGTATGATTACAGGATTCCGCTTGATGTGGAAAGGATGCGGGAGGCGGCGGGACTTCTTCTGGGGGAGCATGATTTTAAGTCGTTCTGCGGCAATACAAGAATGAAAAAGTCCACAGTGCGGACGCTTTATGAAATTCGTGTGGAGGAACACGAATCGGAGATAGATCTTTTTTTCACGGGGAACGGTTTTTTACAGAATATGGTGCGGATTCTGACGGGGACACTGATTGAGGTGGGAGACGGCAGAAGAGAGCCGGGGAGTATGACGGACGTGCTTGCCAGGAGGGACAGACAGGCGGCGGGCTACACGGCACCGGCACTGGGGCTGGCGCTTCTCTCCGTGGAATACGAAGGCGACGGGCAGAATACGATGGAACAGGCATAA